A region from the Maniola jurtina chromosome 20, ilManJurt1.1, whole genome shotgun sequence genome encodes:
- the LOC123875590 gene encoding gamma-tubulin complex component 4 isoform X1: MIHDALLILWDCSQSTNISQPEPITYANEGDAEVYNRICDIAKSHHKIQNFLLEASFHSRKILTASDHRSYGLYGQALSEGISEILQSYKKTLKEVEDSVIGNQNYTLSFVYSHVEKFQGLFNTLNRIISTIKGRRLTGCQILSLVHQHILNGNQLVHEAIIQIFSCINTVFINQLCTWLLYGHLRDPYEEFFVYQTKKDDASDTFASSQLTANTGDKSLVSTLQQTPLDCGYNLNPNMIPYFIPLSLAQEILFVGKTVILFGFDPKKVKKSNSFTINRPMLTLQKINADSRRFTIWEEKEAEFHEKLQKLKTPEVFEVCNLRGVVREIKECVTKHLWAVAVEEAQLLHELRLMKDFYLLGRGELFLELLRLTAPMLDKPTARTSTRHMNHAFQLAARAVFLSNSADIEKFSFELPYVKPNISANSTIEDDSSTVADGWSSIILKYDFKWPLHLLFAPEVLARYNDMFRLLLRIKKTQHDLHALWKTYKQSTRFSMCQLHNKLMFLMDNLQHYLQADVLETNYSRLMEAVNKTNDFEKLKKAHATFLADILSQSFLTVTSSDNESGDLLDSLNNPVFCNIMELLKLCHSFCSMSEAVADREAEDYYLRGYSERFNKLVKQLMQLLVSFRDRPCGVHLARLLMRLDYNRWLSGEAQLTQSVTNMLR, from the exons ATGATACATGATGCATTGCTGATTCTGTGGGATTGTTCTCAAAGTACAAATATATCTCAG CCTGAACCCATTACATACGCAAATGAGGGAGATGCAGAAGTATATAATAGAATATGTGACATTGCTAAGAGTCATCACAAAATTCAAAACTTTTTACTGGAGGCATCCTTCCATTCTAGAAAAATTCTCACAG CCTCAGACCACAGATCCTATGGGCTGTATGGTCAAGCACTTAGCGAAGGTATATCTGAAATCCTGCAGTCATACAAAAAGACTTTAAAAGAAGTAGAAGACTCCGTCATCGGCAACCAGAATTACACACTGTCATTTGTATACAGCCATGTAGAAAAGTTTCAAGGGCTATTTAACACCTTGAATAGGATTATTAGCACCATAAAAGGAAGGAGGCTGACTGGTTGTCAAATATTGAGTCTCGTACATCAGCATATTTTGAATGGCAATCAATTAGTACATGAGGCTATTAttca AATATTTTCCTGCATCAACACAGTGTTTATAAATCAACTTTGCACATGGCTTTTATATGGTCATTTAAGAGATCCATATGAAGAGTTTTTTGTGTATCAAACTAAGAAGGATGACGCTTCTGATACATTTGCTTCATCTCAATTAACAGCAAATACTGGTGACAAATCACTTGTTTcgaca CTCCAACAAACACCATTAGATTGTGGGTATAATCTGAATCCTAACATGATACCATATTTCATACCACTCTCACTTGCTCAGGAGATATTGTTTGTTGGCAAGACGGTCATACTGTTCGGTTTTGACCCTAAAAAAGTTAAGAAGAGCAATAGTTTTACTATTAACAGGCCTATGTTGACATTGCAGAAGATTAACGCTGATTCTAGAAG atttacAATATGGGAAGAGAAAGAAGCAGAATTTCACGAgaaattacaaaaactaaaaactcCTGAAGTGTTCGAAGTTTGTAACTTGAGAGGTGTTGTCAGAGAAATCAAGGAATGTGTTACAAAG CACCTATGGGCAGTGGCCGTGGAAGAAGCGCAACTCTTACACGAGCTGCGTTTGATGAAGGACTTCTACTTGCTGGGGCGAGGAGAACTGTTCCTAGAACTGTTGAGGCTCACCGCGCCTATGCTTGACAAGCCTACCGCTAGAACTTCGACCAGAC ATATGAATCATGCCTTCCAACTGGCAGCGCGAGCAGTCTTCCTCAGCAACAGTGCCGATATAGAGAAGTTTAGCTTCGAACTGCCGTACGTCAAGCCGAATATCTCTGCCAACTCGACGATTGAGGACGATAGCAGCACCG TTGCAGACGGATGGTCCAGCATAATTCTGAAGTACGACTTCAAGTGGCCTCTACATTTGCTGTTCGCGCCGGAAGTGCTCGCGCGGTACAACGACATGTTCCGCCTCTTGCTGCGGATAAAGAAGACGCAGCACGATCTACACGCGCTTTGGAAGACTTATAAACAATCCACgag attttcgATGTGTCAACTACACAACAAATTAATGTTCCTGATGGACAACCTGCAGCACTACCTTCAAGCGGATGTGCTCGAGACAAACTATTCACGTCTCATGGAAGCGGTCAATAAGACtaatgattttgaaaaactaaagAAAGCTCACGCCACGTTCCTCGCCGATATATTGAGCCAGTCGTTCTTGACTGTTACTTCg tctGATAACGAGTCTGGTGATTTATTGGACTCGCTGAACAATCCAGTGTTCTGTAACATCATGGAGTTGCTGAAACTGTGCCATTCCTTCTGCAGCATGAGCGAAGCAGTTGCTGATAGGGAGGCGGAGGACTATTACTTGCGAGGATATTCCGAACG GTTCAACAAACTAGTAAAGCAGTTGATGCAGCTTCTAGTGTCGTTCCGCGATCGCCCGTGCGGGGTGCACTTGGCGAGGTTGCTGATGAGACTCGACTACAACCGTTGGCTCAGCGGCGAGGCCCAACTCACACAATCCGTCACCAATATGCTGCGATAG
- the LOC123875590 gene encoding gamma-tubulin complex component 4 isoform X2, whose protein sequence is MIHDALLILWDCSQSTNISQPEPITYANEGDAEVYNRICDIAKSHHKIQNFLLEASFHSRKILTASDHRSYGLYGQALSEGISEILQSYKKTLKEVEDSVIGNQNYTLSFVYSHVEKFQGLFNTLNRIISTIKGRRLTGCQILSLVHQHILNGNQLVHEAIIQIFSCINTVFINQLCTWLLYGHLRDPYEEFFVYQTKKDDASDTFASSQLTANTGDKSLVSTLQQTPLDCGYNLNPNMIPYFIPLSLAQEILFVGKTVILFGFDPKKVKKSNSFTINRPMLTLQKINADSRRFTIWEEKEAEFHEKLQKLKTPEVFEVCNLRGVVREIKECVTKHLWAVAVEEAQLLHELRLMKDFYLLGRGELFLELLRLTAPMLDKPTARTSTRHMNHAFQLAARAVFLSNSADIEKFSFELPYVKPNISANSTIEDDSSTDGWSSIILKYDFKWPLHLLFAPEVLARYNDMFRLLLRIKKTQHDLHALWKTYKQSTRFSMCQLHNKLMFLMDNLQHYLQADVLETNYSRLMEAVNKTNDFEKLKKAHATFLADILSQSFLTVTSSDNESGDLLDSLNNPVFCNIMELLKLCHSFCSMSEAVADREAEDYYLRGYSERFNKLVKQLMQLLVSFRDRPCGVHLARLLMRLDYNRWLSGEAQLTQSVTNMLR, encoded by the exons ATGATACATGATGCATTGCTGATTCTGTGGGATTGTTCTCAAAGTACAAATATATCTCAG CCTGAACCCATTACATACGCAAATGAGGGAGATGCAGAAGTATATAATAGAATATGTGACATTGCTAAGAGTCATCACAAAATTCAAAACTTTTTACTGGAGGCATCCTTCCATTCTAGAAAAATTCTCACAG CCTCAGACCACAGATCCTATGGGCTGTATGGTCAAGCACTTAGCGAAGGTATATCTGAAATCCTGCAGTCATACAAAAAGACTTTAAAAGAAGTAGAAGACTCCGTCATCGGCAACCAGAATTACACACTGTCATTTGTATACAGCCATGTAGAAAAGTTTCAAGGGCTATTTAACACCTTGAATAGGATTATTAGCACCATAAAAGGAAGGAGGCTGACTGGTTGTCAAATATTGAGTCTCGTACATCAGCATATTTTGAATGGCAATCAATTAGTACATGAGGCTATTAttca AATATTTTCCTGCATCAACACAGTGTTTATAAATCAACTTTGCACATGGCTTTTATATGGTCATTTAAGAGATCCATATGAAGAGTTTTTTGTGTATCAAACTAAGAAGGATGACGCTTCTGATACATTTGCTTCATCTCAATTAACAGCAAATACTGGTGACAAATCACTTGTTTcgaca CTCCAACAAACACCATTAGATTGTGGGTATAATCTGAATCCTAACATGATACCATATTTCATACCACTCTCACTTGCTCAGGAGATATTGTTTGTTGGCAAGACGGTCATACTGTTCGGTTTTGACCCTAAAAAAGTTAAGAAGAGCAATAGTTTTACTATTAACAGGCCTATGTTGACATTGCAGAAGATTAACGCTGATTCTAGAAG atttacAATATGGGAAGAGAAAGAAGCAGAATTTCACGAgaaattacaaaaactaaaaactcCTGAAGTGTTCGAAGTTTGTAACTTGAGAGGTGTTGTCAGAGAAATCAAGGAATGTGTTACAAAG CACCTATGGGCAGTGGCCGTGGAAGAAGCGCAACTCTTACACGAGCTGCGTTTGATGAAGGACTTCTACTTGCTGGGGCGAGGAGAACTGTTCCTAGAACTGTTGAGGCTCACCGCGCCTATGCTTGACAAGCCTACCGCTAGAACTTCGACCAGAC ATATGAATCATGCCTTCCAACTGGCAGCGCGAGCAGTCTTCCTCAGCAACAGTGCCGATATAGAGAAGTTTAGCTTCGAACTGCCGTACGTCAAGCCGAATATCTCTGCCAACTCGACGATTGAGGACGATAGCAGCACCG ACGGATGGTCCAGCATAATTCTGAAGTACGACTTCAAGTGGCCTCTACATTTGCTGTTCGCGCCGGAAGTGCTCGCGCGGTACAACGACATGTTCCGCCTCTTGCTGCGGATAAAGAAGACGCAGCACGATCTACACGCGCTTTGGAAGACTTATAAACAATCCACgag attttcgATGTGTCAACTACACAACAAATTAATGTTCCTGATGGACAACCTGCAGCACTACCTTCAAGCGGATGTGCTCGAGACAAACTATTCACGTCTCATGGAAGCGGTCAATAAGACtaatgattttgaaaaactaaagAAAGCTCACGCCACGTTCCTCGCCGATATATTGAGCCAGTCGTTCTTGACTGTTACTTCg tctGATAACGAGTCTGGTGATTTATTGGACTCGCTGAACAATCCAGTGTTCTGTAACATCATGGAGTTGCTGAAACTGTGCCATTCCTTCTGCAGCATGAGCGAAGCAGTTGCTGATAGGGAGGCGGAGGACTATTACTTGCGAGGATATTCCGAACG GTTCAACAAACTAGTAAAGCAGTTGATGCAGCTTCTAGTGTCGTTCCGCGATCGCCCGTGCGGGGTGCACTTGGCGAGGTTGCTGATGAGACTCGACTACAACCGTTGGCTCAGCGGCGAGGCCCAACTCACACAATCCGTCACCAATATGCTGCGATAG
- the LOC123875591 gene encoding carcinine transporter-like, which produces MKVTNELKNKKTELHDENTEKITDGSLKNVDFDQLLSWTGEFGLYQVLLIVFTCPFYVFGAFAYFTQLFMTEVSADHWCWIPELKNLSPIERRSLAIPQNTNEGFGYSHCTSYVANWTEVLDSGQNINSSWPTEHCKHGWEFDKSQIPYPTISSEMGWVCDKDNYQATAQSIFFVGSIIGGLCIGWIADRFGRLPAGIVGNLIGCLAGVCSVFARNFVEFCICRFFMGMSYETCMMMIYLLVLEYVSPKYRTIIANLPTGVFFTLGMIALPWLALACGNWKTLGLLTSLPMALSLLAPFVIPESPRWLLSRGRVDEAISKVMKIGRVNKKEIPEDVIRQFELSMKTKPNDNTSSILEVFRIPLLRRMLICICIEFMCCTIIFDALLRSIGSLAFDFFLSFTILSATEFPSLLTVSFALDLIGRKWISIAMMSLCCVFSILTSVVPNGLPSVLCAVVARYGVNICYMVAMQWAAEMLPTPVRGSGTSVVQICGYVATVISPYIVYLKVYVAGLPLIIVGIIAAIGAVAAMLLPETAGKSMPQTFEEAENQIRESKFFDVPFLRKKQR; this is translated from the coding sequence ATGAAGGTGACTAACGAATTGAAGAATAAAAAGACAGAGCTACATGAcgaaaatacagaaaaaataacgGATGGTTCGTTGAAAAATGTAGATTTCGACCAGCTCCTGTCTTGGACGGGAGAATTTGGGCTTTATCAAGTGTTGCTCATTGTCTTTACATGCCCATTTTACGTGTTCGGGGCTTTCGCATACTTCACTCAACTTTTTATGACAGAAGTATCGGCAGACCACTGGTGTTGGATACCAGAATTGAAGAATTTATCTCCTATAGAGAGAAGATCGCTTGCCATTCCACAGAACACGAATGAAGGGTTTGGATATTCTCATTGCACATCATATGTTGCGAATTGGACTGAAGTCCTGGATTCCGGGCAGAATATAAACTCATCCTGGCCCACAGAACATTGTAAACATGGATGGGAATTCGACAAATCACAAATCCCTTATCCAACAATATCAAGCGAAATGGGATGGGTTTGCGACAAAGACAACTACCAAGCAACAGCGCAATCTATATTTTTTGTAGGCTCAATTATCGGAGGGCTGTGTATAGGATGGATTGCTGATCGATTCGGCCGCTTGCCAGCAGGAATCGTCGGCAATTTAATCGGATGTTTGGCAGGCGTATGCAGTGTATTTGCTAGAAATTTTGTGGAATTCTGCATATGCAGATTTTTTATGGGTATGTCTTACGAAACTtgcatgatgatgatatatttaCTGGTACTAGAATATGTGTCACCGAAATACAGAACGATAATAGCGAATTTACCAACCGGTGTATTCTTCACTTTGGGAATGATTGCATTGCCATGGTTGGCTCTTGCCTGTGGGAATTGGAAAACTCTCGGATTATTAACAAGTCTACCAATGGCATTATCATTACTTGCCCCGTTTGTAATACCAGAAAGTCCGAGATGGTTACTTTCGCGAGGTCGAGTCGACGAAGCAATATCAAAAGTTATGAAAATCGGACGAGTTAACAAAAAAGAAATTCCTGAAGACGTTATTCGTCAATTTGAACTATCTATGAAAACGAAACCGAATGACAATACCAGCAGCATATTAGAAGTTTTTAGAATACCTTTGTTAAGGCGAATGTTGATTTGCATATGCATAGAGTTTATGTGCTGCACGATAATTTTCGATGCATTACTGCGGAGTATAGGGTCGTTAGCCTTTGATTTCTTTTTATCATTCACAATACTATCTGCAACTGAATTCCCTTCGTTACTAACGGTTTCTTTTGCATTAGACTTGATTGGTAGAAAATGGATATCAATTGCTATGATGAGTTTGTGTTgtgtttttagtattttgacatCGGTCGTTCCGAATGGTTTGCCTTCGGTATTATGTGCGGTTGTAGCGAGATACGGCGTAAATATTTGTTACATGGTCGCTATGCAATGGGCGGCAGAAATGTTGCCGACGCCAGTAAGAGGATCCGGTACCTCGGTAGTTCAAATTTGTGGATACGTAGCCACTGTGATATCACCTTACATAGTATATTTGAAAGTGTATGTCGCAGGCCTTCCTTTAATAATAGTCGGCATTATTGCTGCAATAGGGGCAGTTGCAGCAATGCTCTTGCCAGAAACAGCGGGTAAAAGTATGCCGCAAACTTTTGAAGAGGCCGAAAACCAAATTAGAGAGAGTAAGTTTTTCGATGTTCCCTTTTTACGTAAGAAGCAACGATAA
- the LOC123875599 gene encoding probable protein arginine N-methyltransferase 6.1, translating to MEMDISKSEYFSSYEDLEIHRLMLEDDPRTDTYRRAILENKGYFKNKVVMDVGCGTGILSIFCAQAGAKKVFAIEASNLANLAKEIVKENNFEDVIEVIHSKVERVTLPGGIKVDAIVSEWMGFYLLHEGMLDSVLVARDKFLKDDGLLFPQSAMIYVAPCSVPQLYDKWKNFHGVSLTSFSKHLRASKSSKPEIMEISPDDLLGEEEVLAWINLKDPDLELGGFRIEHVVGARKNGQYQGLCIWFDCDFPILSTGDEIVLSTAPKAKPTHWKQTVILLPEEQNVEELEPIAFKLDMNRDINNPRRYNLELTLQDPEKVEHPAPCSCDMTKCILFKAVLQDQADRVKRQKIQNEKIDDNE from the exons ATGGAAATGGATATTTCAAAAAGTGAATACTTTTCGAGTTATGAAGATCTAGAG ATTCATAGGCTTATGTTGGAAGATGACCCTAGAACCGATACGTACCGTCGTGCTATCTTAGAAAATAAAGGTTACTTTAAAAACAAGGTGGTAATGGATGTCGGCTGTGGCACTGGTATTCTCTCAATATTTTGTGCTCAAGCCGGTGCTAAAAAAGTATTCGCAATCGAAGCAAGCAATTTGGCAAATCTAGCTAAAGAAATAGTTAAAGAGAATAATTTTGAAGATGTGATAGAG GTTATTCATAGTAAAGTAGAAAGAGTAACCTTGCCTGGTGGCATCAAGGTAGATGCTATTGTATCAGAATGGATGGGGTTTTACCTGCTTCACGAGGGGATGCTAGACTCTGTGCTTGTGGCGAGAGACAAATTCCTCAAGGATGATGGTCTCTTGTTTCCACAGAGTGCCATGATTTATGTTGCTCCATGTAG TGTACCACAGCTGTATGATAAATGGAAAAATTTCCATGGTGTATCATTGACATCATTTTCCAAACATCTTAGAGCCAGCAAAAGTAGTAAGCCAGAAATCATGGAAATTTCACCAGATGACCTGCTTGGTGAAGAAGAGGTGCTGGCTTGGATTAACTTGAAAGATCCTGATTTAGAATTGGGTGGTTTCCGCATTGAACATgttgtag GTGCTAGGAAAAATGGCCAGTATCAAGGACTTTGCATATGGTTTGATTGTGATTTCCCAATTCTCTCGACTGGAGATGAAATAGTACTGAGCACAGCACCTAAAGCTAAGCCAACACATTGGAAGCAAACAGTTATATTGCTACCAGAAGAGCAGAATGTTGAGGAACTAGAGCCTATAGCTTTTAAACTTGATATGAATAGAGATATAAATAACCCTAGAAG ATACAATCTAGAACTGACCTTACAAGACCCTGAGAAAGTAGAGCACCCAGCGCCCTGTAGCTGTGATATGACCAAGTGTATTCTATTCAAGGCTGTTCTGCAGGACCAAGCTGATCGTGTTAAGagacaaaaaatacaaaacgaGAAAATTGATGACAATGAATAA
- the LOC123875598 gene encoding protein ANTAGONIST OF LIKE HETEROCHROMATIN PROTEIN 1-like codes for MINVRRKCVAYILYKRRNKKTRVHVDPFLENRLLAGAFVTRFGKLQNNERKFKNYFRMSIRSFDELLCKIENKLQKSSLRRITIQPIERLAITLRYLATGNTFTDLHYSYVIGIATISEIVRQVCYIIWIELKSECIPQLNGIKWKEIAEGFLTYTNFPNCLGAIDGKHIRVIRPPHSGSLYFNYKKYYSVVLLAMCDADYNFTYINVGTSGSNADSTIFRRSQLYTKLESNTLGIPDPQELPIICPEVAYPSSVRAKLPFVIVGDEAFGLSSHVMRPYARDNLPYKKKIFNYSLSRARRYIECTFGIMSNKFRIFHRSMNVKLDLAQLIVKTACVLHNFIRKRDGYKVSHTFVTNGFTGPLPRQQTESSNTSASNIRDIFADYFINEGKVSWQHRYIIN; via the exons ATGATCAATGTCAGAAGAAAATGTGTCGCTTACATACTTTACAAACGACGAAACAAGAAGACAAGAGTACATGTTGATCCCTTTCTTGAAAATAGGCTTCTTGCTGGGGCGTTTGTTACACGCTTtggaaaactacaaaataatgaacgtaaatttaaaaattactttcgaATGTCCATTCGTTCTTTTGATGAACTGTTGTGTAAAATTGAGAATAAGCTACAAAAAAGCAGTTTACGAAGGATTACAATACAACCGATTGAGAGGCTCGCTATTACATTAAg aTATTTGGCAACTGGTAATACATTCACTGATCTACACTATTCCTATGTGATTGGAATTGCAACAATTAGCGAAATAGTAAGACAAGTTTGTTACATAATATGGATTGAACTAAAGTCTGAATGTATTCCACAGCTTAATGGGATCAAATGGAAAGAAATCGCAGAGGGATTTCTCACATATACAAATTTTCCTAATTGCTTGGGTGCAATTGATGGAAAACATATAAGAGTGATTCGGCCGCCGCACAGTGGATcactatattttaattataagaaATATTATTCTGTAGTGCTCCTCGCAATGTGTGATGctgattataattttacatataTTAATGTCGGTACCAGTGGAAGCAACGCCGATTCAACCATCTTTAGAAGGAGTCAATTGTATACGAAACTGGAAAGTAACACGTTGGGTATCCCTGACCCGCAAGAGTTGCCTATTATTTGCCCCGAAGTAGCTTATCCATCTAGTGTAAGAGCAAAGTTGCCGTTCGTGATAGTGGGAGACGAGGCATTTGGTTTATCATCACATGTGATGCGGCCTTATGCTCGTGATAATTTACcttacaaaaagaaaatatttaattacagtCTGTCCAGAGCTAGAAGGTACATAGAATGCACTTTTGGAATTATGTCAAATAAATTTAGAATATTTCACAGATCCATGAATGTCAAGTTAGATCTAGCACAATTAATAGTCAAGACGGCATGTGTACTTCACAATTTCATAAGGAAACGGGATGGCTACAAGGTCAGCCATACATTTGTCACAAATGGTTTTACGGGACCACTACCCAGGCAGCAGACTGAAAGTAGTAATACGTCGGCAAGTAATATCAGAGATATATTTGCAGATTACTTTATCAATGAAGGAAAAGTCTCCTGGCAACACcgatatataattaattaa
- the LOC123875602 gene encoding uncharacterized protein LOC123875602, with amino-acid sequence MKIDTERVIIEVHLRPVLWDKRNELYKNRDAREAAWRDILKELAPNYENLSEEERKEADKKIQQRWRTARDTYQKDKISEKNQPSGSGSKKKKKKYSYYDILTFLDSTTETAGEESLCEEMSEQSNLETPNESTQPDTSRQESSHPTSKQKQVKSKKQAPSEFEAQLLECLKSNQLELESEDLAFFQSLQPSLKRFTRYQKLMFRTKVLNIVMEMESQTQPAYYSPIPTTSSSAFTELDSLSPINQDYQTNSIIQDTSSLNDNAISSAAVNDNETLISTESGLFNITSYDVIYTPATTSSTGESNVNAQDTNLQRNE; translated from the exons ATGAAAATCGATACAGAACGAGTAATCATTGAAGTTCATCTGCGGCCCGTTTTGTGGGATAAACGCAATGAATTATACAAAAACAGGGACGCGAGGGAGGCTGCATGGAGAGATATTTTGAAGGAATTGGCACCTAACTACGAAAATTTGAGCGAAGAGGAAAGAAAAGAGGCGG ACAAGAAAATACAACAACGCTGGCGAACAGCAAGGGACACTTACCAGAAAGACAAGATATCTGAAAAAAATCAGCCATCCGGCTCTGGGagtaagaagaagaagaagaaatattCTTACTATGACATTTTGACTTTCTTAGACAGTACAACGGAAACTGCTGGAGAAGAGTCACTCTGTGAAGAAATGTCTGAACAAAGTAATTTAGAAACACCTAATGAGTCCACGCAACCAGATACTTCACGTCAAGAAAGTTCTCACCCAacatcaaaacaaaaacaagtaaaatCTAAAAAGCAAGCACCATCTGAATTTGAGGCACAGTTATTAGAATGCTTAAAGTCTAATCAACTGGAGCTAGAAAGTGAGGATTTGGCTTTCTTTCAGTCTCTGCAGCCTTCATTAAAAAGATTCACTAGATATCAAAAACTAATGTTCAGAACAAAAGTGTTAAATATAGTTATGGAAATGGAAAGTCAAACACAACCTGCATACTACAGTCCCATACCTACAACAAGTTCTAGTGCTTTTACTGAGCTTGACAGTTTGTCACCGATAAATCAAGATTACCAAACCAATAGTATAATCCAGGATACTTCGAGTCTTAACGACAATGCTATTAGTTCTGCTGCAGTGAATGACAATGAAACTCTTATTTCGACTGAAAGCGGCCTGTTTAATATCACGTCTTATGACGTAATTTATACCCCAGCAACAACATCATCTACAGGCGAAAGTAATGTCAACGCTCAGGATACAAATTTACAAAGAAATGAATGA